The following nucleotide sequence is from Raphanus sativus cultivar WK10039 unplaced genomic scaffold, ASM80110v3 Scaffold0132, whole genome shotgun sequence.
GATTACGTAATATCTAAACCCCCCAATTGAAGAATTAAGATCTAATTCGACTTTAATCAGGTGAGGAAAGCCGAACCTGAGTTTTGGAAGAGGAACCAAGTAGGGCGTTGGTGAGAGCACCGAGAGGgttggaggaagaagaggagccCGGAACTGCGCAGGCTGCTCCGCCGTTTACAAGGTCTCTCATCGCCATGTTGTCTGTCAGATGAGTCTAATTAGTATTGGTTTCTTCCGTCCGTCCTCTGATCACCTCTCTCCCCAAAATCCCCAATCTATCTAtcgtttcttctttctctctatGATTTTGGACTCATCTCATATGGCCACAGCTTCGTTGGTATTTAATATTagtatttctttatatattatcCACACCACACACATTTTTAGGCTCACCAACgcatatttctttttatttttctgaaaaaaaaaaatttactttattGTTATCCATTGTGAAAACTGTATTTTTGtgaatgataatattttttaatatctacTCTCTTGCAATttgcaaataatatttttattttttattaaaatttggagAATTCAACATTTTGTTGCAGTttgcaaataatatttttttatcttttttattaaaaatgaatgaaTTCGACATGTTGTTGCAATTTGCATAATTTCTGTCCTATTTAAGTCAATTGCCCCCATTATACTATCACATTGACGGATCTCTCCCAGTGAGTACTTTATGAAAGTAGTATGCTTTCAGTTACTCTACTTCCTTAAACCTTTACTGGTGTGGAAAATACAGATGTGAATCATGTGATCATATGTCGCTCGACACATGCTTCTGTGATTATCCATTAATGATTTCTGATGTGAGTATGTTAGTATGTGTTTTCAGCGTTTCTAAATATTAAGTATTTAATCTTTACTGACtttacaaactttttttttattcatttgtCTTCATTAAGGATATCAGTAAACCATGTTGCACATCTCAAACCGAGGCTCAGCAGCAACTCAGTGTGAGCCTTTTGTCTCTCCTATGCAGTGGCTGCTCATCTTACTGGGATACATAATGCCATCAaaatgcttcttttttttttgccatcaaAATGCTTAATAGCAGAATCAGAGTGCTCTACCAATATCTTGCCGCAATGCAGAAAGGTACCttgtattttctattttctttccTAAGTTTCATTCTCATCACTGTGGTTTCTAGTCACTACTCACTAGTCCATTACTCTAGATGGAAGATAGAGTAAGTAGTATAGTTTAGTGCTCTAGTTGCCAGTATAATGATTCGTGGGGTCTTACTCTAGAGTAACTACTTTCCTCATCTCTTACtagcttgttttttttttttttgaacaactctCTTACTAGCTTGTATAATTTAtgaagataacaaaaaaaaaggccaCAAGAAGATGAAAATGGTACCAGCCTTTAACCTTCCCCAAAGTTTCAAAGCAATAAATTaagaagaatttaaaaattatgataagCATCAACAAGATGCCAAAGGATAAGAGAGTAAAATTTCAAATCTGTGGTAATCTACTCATTATCTGGTTATATACCGACTGTCCCGTTTCCGAACCCGGTTCAACCTTAGGCTCCATCCCTCTCTGCATCATCATCGCTTCACTCATCCCACCCGGTTGTTGACTCATCATATACGACGGGTGAGTGTGAGTCAAACCCTGTAATTTCCCTTGACCAAACGCTAAACCAGGAATCGAAAGATTACCAAAACCGGTTTGTCCTAGACCGAACGCAAAACCGGAAGGAGGACCCAAATGCGGCTGGAAGCTAAACGGACGTCCGAACTGAGACGACTGGTTGAGCTGTCTCTCATATCTGCCACGTGGAGGCTCTTGGTAATGGTTAGTTTGAGCGGCGCTGCTACCGTTTCCACCGCCGTGGCTGCTGTTGCGTGCGGCGGGGACGTCGTGGTCGTGTTTGCCTTCGTAAGTGGTTATAACGGATTTGAGATCATGAGAAGCTCTCTCTACGTGTTTTCTCACCGTACATCCAGGAGCTGTGCATTTGTAGTAACTCCTACAAAAAGAAACCTTGCTTGTAAAGCACGTTAGAGACCAATGTGTTTAATGAGTTTTGGTAAGAAACCTAGGGTTTGGGTTTCCTTTGACAACTTTCTGACCATACTTTCTCCAGCGATAGCCATCGTCGAGAATGTCAACATCACTCGTTGTCTGCACAACGACTCTTGGCTCACGTATAGCTCTTGTTGCTCCACTCATCTCTATTGCGTAAGCCTCAAGTTTCctaatgaaaaaaaacaaaacgtttTTTTCAGAACAGATGTTTAGATTGATGAATCTGTGTCTAAAGAAGATAAAGATAACCTTCTTTTCGATTCGGATTCATCTCCTCTTCCACATCCATCGTATCCCAAAGAAGCACTACCATGATCAGTCCCTctatcatcttcatcttcatcattaGAGAGTGTTGACAAAGCATCAACCACAATCACATCACCTGACTCTTGAGCTTGAATCGATCCAGATTGGTTTCCGTCTTCTTCGAAGTTGTTCTCATTGCTTCCAACTTGTTGTTGAGTGTTATTACAACTAACCCACGTTGCAGAGTTATCtctctgctgctgctgctgctgctgttgctgtTCGGTTCCATCTAGTTGCGTTCCGGAGGAGCGGCGGTTAGGAGGAGGCTTGGAGTGATTATGAGCTCCTTTGTATATAATCTCAGTGATGTGACCTTCTCTTGATCTCTCCACCTTCTTCTTCACTGGACAGCTCGGGTTTGTGCACTTGTAATAGCTTCGTGGATACTCGCTTCCTTTAACCAACTTTTGTCCGTATTTCCTCCAGTTATATCCATCCTCTGCAGGTGCTCCACCACCAGCCATCGAATCACCACctctttgctcttcttctccttcttcctcttcctgatGGTCGTTGGTGTTTGTTGTGGCATCAGATGTCTTCCTCTTCAAGCCACTTTGCTCAGAACCGAGTTTGACATCTTCTTCCGGGGACTGATGATGAGAAGAACTGTTGTTGTAGTTACCATAATCAACTGGCATCATCTCCGTTGCGCCGTggaagaaagaggaagaggGTCTTGAAACAGGATGGAATgtgaatgatgatgatgctcCAATGCCATCGAAGAACTCGTCTTTCTCTTTATCAGAAGCAGACAATCCATTACTACTGTTAACACCAGGAAGAAATGGGAATTTCCCTGTAGTTGGAGACGGTTGAGCCTGCAAATGTCAAAGAAATTAAGtttcaataataataagatGGAGAAAAAGGAAACAACTATGCAGCTTTACCAATGGGTTAGAAAGGAAAACAGGAGACTCCAAGAGCGTTGCAGGGCTAAGGCCAGGAGAGGAGATGGTTAAGCAATTAGGAGAGCGAAGACTAGAATCGGTGTTAGAGCGGATGTTCTCAGTGTTTAACCTCGGAGTGTTGAATCCAGCACGAGCAGCGATTCTTTCTCTTAAACCACCACCTCGTGAAACGTTCTTGTTATTACCACtagtgtcttcttcttcttcttctagacgATTAACAAGGCCATGATTCAAAGATAGCTCTCTTTCAAGAACACGTTTCGAGCTAGGATTACAAGGAACCCATTCTCCCATTACAGCCACGTTTTCTTCAAAACCAGACATTTAAAGATCCAACAAGTTTTACTGAGTCTCTTTGCCTAAACTGAGATGAAACTCCTGAGACATTATAGAAGATTTAAAAAAGACAGTCACAATCACAAACCTCAGAATATATTTGAAGACATGAACATTCTCAGTCAACTTCTAGTATTAAACAATACATTAAACAAGCTAAGTAACACAACTATTGTAAGTGAACCAGTGAGCTTAAAAACTAAGATATAGAATCAAATTTATGTTGCTTTGGTCAAGAAAGATTTTTCAAAGTTTAATCCTTTTGTCTTTTTCAGAGTCGACAAAACAAATCATTAAAGATGGAAAATgtaagaaattaataaaaaata
It contains:
- the LOC130501243 gene encoding probable WRKY transcription factor 2, whose protein sequence is MSGFEENVAVMGEWVPCNPSSKRVLERELSLNHGLVNRLEEEEEDTSGNNKNVSRGGGLRERIAARAGFNTPRLNTENIRSNTDSSLRSPNCLTISSPGLSPATLLESPVFLSNPLAQPSPTTGKFPFLPGVNSSNGLSASDKEKDEFFDGIGASSSFTFHPVSRPSSSFFHGATEMMPVDYGNYNNSSSHHQSPEEDVKLGSEQSGLKRKTSDATTNTNDHQEEEEGEEEQRGGDSMAGGGAPAEDGYNWRKYGQKLVKGSEYPRSYYKCTNPSCPVKKKVERSREGHITEIIYKGAHNHSKPPPNRRSSGTQLDGTEQQQQQQQQQRDNSATWVSCNNTQQQVGSNENNFEEDGNQSGSIQAQESGDVIVVDALSTLSNDEDEDDRGTDHGSASLGYDGCGRGDESESKRRKLEAYAIEMSGATRAIREPRVVVQTTSDVDILDDGYRWRKYGQKVVKGNPNPRSYYKCTAPGCTVRKHVERASHDLKSVITTYEGKHDHDVPAARNSSHGGGNGSSAAQTNHYQEPPRGRYERQLNQSSQFGRPFSFQPHLGPPSGFAFGLGQTGFGNLSIPGLAFGQGKLQGLTHTHPSYMMSQQPGGMSEAMMMQRGMEPKVEPGSETGQSVYNQIMSRLPQI